In Deinococcus sp. QL22, the following are encoded in one genomic region:
- a CDS encoding HNH endonuclease signature motif containing protein, translated as MIRLQRGRPPESLDTPEKEQALGEHFEQYRSTRPWRAADILAALFLEAHEKCVYCESLLGSIDNMQVDHFIPKNEKPLLAATWSNLNCSCADCNRLKVVGPAYVNPYEDEPAQHFFYSGSRLHAITEEGRATLKRLRLGSRLSGKHDVVWEGIVRLVETLHHKLDRVVGGELDEVLKADIWSDAVAIVESGTPEKEFSAVMASQLLQYSEWERAEQVLRHLKVWDAELERLDVLMRLQALPIRRPA; from the coding sequence GTGATTCGACTGCAACGAGGCCGCCCACCCGAATCGCTCGACACGCCCGAAAAGGAACAGGCCCTGGGAGAGCATTTCGAGCAATACCGTTCCACCCGTCCATGGCGGGCTGCTGACATCTTGGCCGCGCTGTTCCTAGAAGCGCATGAGAAATGCGTTTACTGTGAATCGTTACTGGGATCCATCGACAATATGCAGGTCGATCATTTCATTCCTAAAAACGAGAAGCCTTTGTTGGCGGCGACGTGGAGCAATCTCAACTGCTCATGCGCTGACTGCAACCGTCTCAAAGTGGTGGGGCCTGCATACGTCAATCCCTATGAGGATGAGCCTGCACAGCATTTCTTTTACTCGGGTTCCCGTTTGCATGCCATTACCGAGGAGGGTCGGGCCACCTTGAAACGCCTGCGCCTCGGCTCCCGACTGTCCGGCAAACATGACGTGGTCTGGGAAGGAATCGTCAGACTGGTGGAGACACTACATCACAAACTGGACAGAGTGGTGGGCGGCGAACTGGATGAGGTTTTGAAGGCGGATATCTGGTCAGATGCTGTGGCCATCGTGGAAAGTGGGACACCTGAGAAGGAATTTAGCGCTGTGATGGCCTCGCAGCTGCTTCAGTATTCGGAATGGGAGAGGGCTGAACAGGTGTTGCGGCACCTCAAGGTTTGGGATGCTGAGCTTGAGCGGTTGGACGTCCTGATGCGGTTGCAGGCCTTGCCGATTCGAAGGCCAGCTTAA